The Arachidicoccus terrestris genome includes the window AAAGCATAACTACAGTGGCGGCTTCCCCACGACGGGGGAATATGATTATTATGGAATTAGATATAATTCTAAAAACAAGATCGTTGGCTACTGGATTTATGATCGTTCCCCTTTGGAAGGCAATCTAAAAAGTAGTTTAGTAGACATCAAGGACATTATACACATTTTTGAAGTGGATCGGCCACAGCAGAACCGCGGGGTTCCTTTTCCGTCTGCTACAATTCTTAAGCAGCGGGATCTTGACGATTATGAAGACGCTGAACTGTTAGGCAAAAAGGCAGCGGCCTGTATGCCAATATTTGTAACAAATAAATCAGAAGAAGGCGAAGGTGGCGTTATCTCGAATGATGATCGTGTAGAAAACTTGGAACCCGGTACAATCACGTATCTAAAAGCTGGCGAATCGGTAGAAATGACCCAACCCCCACAAAATCAGGGGTATTCCGAATATACCAAAACACAACACAGGGCCATTGCAAATGGATACGGGCTAACCTATGAGCAATATACCGGAGATCTATCCAATGTAAATTTTTCTTCTGGCCGGATGGGCTGGTTAGAATTTCAACGCCAGGTAGACGATTGGCAAAATATGCTGATTATCCCACAACTATGTGGGCCAGTTTATAAATGGTTTTTAGAAGCGGTAGAGACATCAACAGGAATCAATCTAGGTGGGGTTAGGGTGGATTGGACTGCACCGCGTAGGGAAATGATAGATCCTGTTAAAGAAACTAACGCCTTAGTGAAGGCCACGCAAGCCGGTTTTACCAGCTGGCAGGAAGTTGTAAGACAGCAGGGTTACAATCCAGATGATGTGTTAAAGGAGATAACGGAAGATCAGAACAATTTTTCATCCGCTGGACTAATGCCAAATTGGACACAATTTTTCGCCATTATGAGCAAAATACAAAATGCGACTAATAAAAATAAAAACGCAAAAGACACCCAAGTACCGCAATAAAAAATGTTAAGTCGATGGGATAAAGTTTGATTCCATCAAAGAAGGAAATAGGTACAGGGTTTTGGCACTGCAAGAGAAATCCGGAATAATAACAAATTTAAAACGGCAGGTTCCATTTGTTATAAAGGTCAACGGTGAAAAGGTTTGTACATATAAAGCAGATTTCGTTTATATGGATCGAAGCGGCGCGAAAATAGTCGAAGATGTAAAAAGCGATTTTACCCGAAAGGACAGGGTTTATAGGCTCAAAAAGAAGCTATTACGGCAAACACATGGAATAGATATCAAGGAAGTTTAAGCTGTCTGTAAATTGTCTATATAGTCCAAAAACCTTAACTGAAATTTGAAAGCGTGAAAGCAAATAAAAAAATACAAGAAGGTCGGTTTTTCAGCCGTGCAATGGTCGATTCAAATTCGATCATAGATACAGACGACGAAAAATCTTTTGAAGTGGTTTTCGCTACAGAAACGCCAGTGTTTCGGCGTGGATGGGATGAAAAATTCAATGAAATACTTGTATGTAACAAATCAAATATTAGGGCTGGACGCCTTGATGCCGGTGTGATCCCATTATTAAATGGACATGATCGGTGGGACGGCGTAAACGGCCAATTAGGGGCCTTAGACAGCTGGTATATTAAGGACCATGAATGCCGTGCAAAAATACTGTTTTCCACACGTCAAGAATTTGCGGGAATCTGGGGGGATATTAAGGCCGGAATTATCCGCAGCATTTCAAGTGGGTATAATGTATATAAGTATATTCGGACAGCACCAGAAAAAGAAGGCGGTGTCGCTACATACAAGGCTACTGATTGGGAACCTTTGGAAATTTCATTAGAGCCGGTGCCCGCTGACTTTAATAGCAAAGTCAGGAAAACAGAAGACGCTGAACACGAAATATTAATCGAAAATTTTTTATTAAATAATAAATCACGTTCCAATATGGAAAACGAAACAGTAGTGGAGCCACAGGGCGCCGCACCAACCGAACAACCGGCAACGCGTAGCGAACAAACCCCGCCCGCTGCCGTTGAAAAACCTGTAACAGCCCAGCCAACTGCTGAACAAGTCAGAAGCGAAGCGGTACAGTCAGAGCGCAAACGTACATCCGATATTATGTCCGCTGTCCGGGCCGCAAAATTGGATGATAAATTTGCTGCCAAATTAATTGAAGATGGCACAAGCATCGAAAATGCCCGTACCGCAATTATCGACAAATTGGCAGAACAAGATACCACACCCATCGGTGGGCCATCTGCAAGGCTTCGTGGTGACGAAGCTGATCAAACACGCGCAGCAATGTCTGATGCGATAATGTCCCGCGTTCAGCCAGGTAGCGTAAAAGAGATGTCAGAGACCGCACAGGACTATAGGCATTCATCAATGGTGGATATTGCCCGTCGTTGTCTGGAAATGAAAGGCGAGCGTTCTGGCCGTTACAGTCCTAGCGAAGTTATTACCCGCGCTATTGCTACAACGGATTATCCGTTGATTTTGGGAACAACTGTCCAGCGCTTTTTACGTAAGTTTTACGAAGCCCAAAATTTCGACTGGAAAAAACTGGCAAGTTCAGTGCCTGCCACCGACTTCCGCCAGCGTAACGGTCTATCGGTTTCCGGAAAGGTCACTTTTGAAGAAATCGCAGAAGGTGGCGAATACAAAGAAGCATCAGTACTTACAGAAGAAAATGCAAGCATCAAGCTAAAGACTTACGGGAAAAAGATTTCTATTCCCCGTCAAGCCATGATTAACGACGACTTGCGCGTATTCAGCTATTTACCGTCTATTATTGCCCAGGGTGCGGCCAATTTTCAGGCAGATAAGGTTTGGGCTTTGATTACCGGTAATGCCAAGACCCCAGACGGCAAGGTGATGTTTGAAGCCGCTTCGCATAAAAACTTAGGCGCCGCTGCGGCATTGAATGAAGATTCACTGTCCACCGCACGTACGGCCATGTTTAGGCAGACAACGCCGTCAAAGGATTTTATGCCAATTCAGGCCAAATACCTTGTCGTACCACCAGAATTGCAGACGACGGCTGAAAAATTAATGACAGCCATACTGGCAAATGCAACCGGTAGTGTCAACGTGTTTGCCAATAAATTTGAACTGGTGATTGATCCTAGGCTAACAGATCCCAAAGGATGGTATCTGGCAGCGGATCCAGAAACTTTGCAGGGAATTGTATATGCCTACTTACAAGGGGAAGAAGGGTTGCATATCGAAAGCAAGGTAAATTTTAACGATGATAGCGTCGTTACAAAGGCCCGCCTAGACTTTGACTGTAATGTTTGGGATTACCGTCCTTGGTATAAAAACCCTGGCGCATAATTGAAGCCTAATCATTAAAATAATTAAATAATAGCCCGGTCGGAAAGGCCGGGCATAAAAAAATAGCTATGTTAAATCAGATTCAGTCCGGATATTCACTTCAATTGGCTGCGCCAGCAGATGGCGTAGTCGGAGGGCAAATGTACGGCGTAGGCAATTTTATCGGCGTTGTAGTCGCTGACGCCGCCGAAGGTGAACAATTCACTTTAGTGATTAAAGGCGCCTTTGATGCAGTAAAGAAGAAGGCTGGCGAAGCATGGTCCCAGGGTGATGCGCTTTACTATAGCGCCGACGATGGATTAACCAAAACAGCCGGTGCGGACCCTGTGTTGCCTTTAGCGGGTTATGCCTATGCTGACGCTGCATCAGCAGATGTTGTTGGATCCATCCTTTTAAAATAAAAATTTAAGCCCTTCGATTGAAGGGCTTATTTAAGACAATGAACCTTTTTGATAGCATACAAGACACCGCCTTCGACGTAGTGACAACAACTTTTGGCGTTTTAGCAAAATGGATTCCAAAAGGCGGTGGCGAAGAAAAAACTGCAAAGGTGCTATATAAAGATCCGACGGAAAGCCAGCAAATTGGAAATACCGATTACGATGCACCGGGTTATACAATGGAATATAAAAAGGGGGATTTTGAAGGTTTAAAAGAACGGGCCGACGACGGTATATTAGACACAGTTTCAATTGAACAAAGGGATGGGTCGTTTATTTCGTTTCTGATTCAAAATGTCAAATTGAAATACGACGGTCGTACAATGGTGGCAATATTACACATGAAATAATATGAATTACGGAACCGCAGAAGAAGAAATATCAGATCGGCTAAACGAAAAATTTATTGCGTATGCCGCTGATTTCTTGGACGAAGTTTCGCTGTCAGAAACTGGGTATAAAGGTCAACCGGTTAGCGAATTTATGGAAGCCCTTCCAATCCCTGATACAGAAAAGGACTTCGACAAATTAAAGGCAAAATCAGACAGGGGTTTAGTCATTGCCGAATACATTGACGGAACATTTGATCCAGATAAGGGTAACGATACGGCTAGGATAATGGAGCGGGCCAGGTTTCGGATTATCTTTTCATCTCCACGGCGGAGGGGTCCCTACGGCATTTATACGCTGATTGAATTGGTTAAGCTTTATTTGACTGGATTTGCCCCTTCAAATGCTGATCGTTTGACCCCTACAAAGCCGGGTAGAATTGAAACGGAAAACAATGCATTTCAATACTATTTAGAATTTGAATGTAGGACCTATAACATGCAGCAAGAATATACCGATCCAGAAGAAACTATCGGTGAGCAATTAAAACGGGTCGCGGCGGAAGAAGAGTTCACATTCAATGATTAGAAACAAAACTTTTTAAAATAAAAATTAATAGAAATGTCTGCAAACTTTTTACACGGAACGGAAACGATCGAAGTTAGCAACGGCGACGTTGTTGTTTCGGAAGTAAAAACCGCCGTCATTGGACTAGTAGGGGTCGCTCCCAAAGGGCCATCAAATACCCTTCAATTGATCCGTAGCACTACAGATGCTGCAATATTCGGGGACCCAATCCCAGGGTTCAGCATTCCGCAGGCCCTTGCGGCGATCTTTGCCCACGGTACCGGGACTATCTTGGTGGTGAATGTCTTTGATGATGCAAAACACACAGAAGCCGTAGTAGACGAAGCGCAGACTGTCACAAATGGCGCACTTAAGCTTGCGTCGGCGCCCATTGACCTGGCAGCCGTGACCCTCAAAGATGATGCTGGCGAAGCATCAACATACATTGCGGGTACTGACTATACATTAGATCAATATGGCCGATTTATAGTTATAAAGGGTAGAATTCCAAACGATACGGTTATTAAGTTTTCGTACTCCAAACTTAAAGCTCTATCTGTATTAAGTACTGACATAATAGGGACTGTGTCTGAAACAGGTGTGCGTACAGGTATGAAGCTTTGGGATCTTGCTTTCAATAGCTTTGGTTTTAAGCCGAAAATTCTTATCGCACCCAACTACAGTTCAACGCCAGCCGTTTCCACTGCAATGTTAACCAATGCTATAGGACTTCGTGCAGTGGCCTTGATTGATTCTGTCGCCGGTGAGACTGTCCCAGATGCATTAACCAATCGGGTTGGAGCCGCTGACAGTTCTTTCAATACCGCCGATAAGCGTGCAGTGTTGCTATATCCTTTCCTAAAAGCCTACGACGCTTCCAAAGATGATGGCGATCCGAACACCGATACAAACACAAACTACCCATTTTCCCAATTTTACGCCGGATTAATGGCCGCTACAGACCGCGATTTAGGGTATTGGTATAGCCCATCTAACCAGTTGCTTAAGGGAATCACTGGTATTGAAAGGGAGTTATCAGCAAGCCTGAATGATGAAAATTGCGATACTAATACGCTAAATGCAGCCGGTATTACAACTGTCTTTAATTCATTTGGAACCGGATTTCTGGCATGGGGTAACCGAAACGCTTCTTTCCCATCCAATACCCAGCCTGATAGCTTTATCAGTATGCGTCGTATAGCCGATGTGGTCCATGAAAGTTTGGAATTGGCTTCCCTACCCTTCATTGATAAGCCATTAAATCAGGCTATCATTGACGAGATCCGAAATAGCGGAAACAATTTCATGAATGTACTGATTGGAAGGGGTGCGATTTTGGAAGGATCAAAGATCACATTTAACCGGGATCAGAATCCCCCTGCGGATCTTGCAGCCGGTAAAGTGAAATTTTCGATCAATTTCATGGGTGCAGTTCCAACCGAACAAATTACGTTCCTGTCTACGATCGACACGTCTTTATATTCCGTATTGAAGTAATATGAAGATCTGATCTAATTAAATTCAATACCCCTTTTAAAAATATTTGAAATGAATATCACAACGAATAAAGTTACCAACTGTAACATATACATGGACGGTAAATCTTACATGGGGCGAAGCGAAGAAGTGACGTTGCCGGATGTGATGCCAAAAATGGCCGACCATAAAGGACTGGGCATGTTTGGCGAAGCCGAAGTAACTGCCGGTCTTCAAAAAATGTCCGCAAAGATCAAATGGAATGCGATCTATCCGGAAGTAATGCGAAAAACCCATGATTTCTTTAATGCTACCAATCTGACAATCCGTGCATCCATTGAGACCTGGGACGGCGGAAGCCGTGTCGCTCAAACGCCCTGCATTATTTTCCTGCGTGGAACATGGAAAATGGCCGGGGGATTAGGATTCAAGCCACAAGACAACGTAGAGAGAGAAGACGAAATGAACGTCACAGCCTATAAAATGGAAATCAATGGGGAAGAAATCGTAAATATCGACGTTCTGGCTAATATCTGGCGGGTGAACGGCGTCGATCAACTGGCCCAATGGCGACAGATTCTGGGAGCCTAAAGTAAAACTATTTAAACGCCCTGCATGGTAGGGCGTTTCTTTTCTAATTTAAAAATCAAAAACAAAATGAGCAAAGCAGCGCAAGTAGATGAAGCAACCAATGACTGGCCAACCGTGGACCATGATTACATGAAAGACAAAGTTGAAGTCAAAAGGACTGAAAACGGAGCCTGGGTAACCTACGTCAAATTATCTGATGATCGAATCGCTAAAATAAAAGAAGGTACAGGGGCGGATGTAGAAAAAGCGACCTTAATTTCGGGGAATGACCAAAGTAAATTCCTGTCCGCATTGATGGCATGTGCCATTGAAGTAGATGGATCACCG containing:
- a CDS encoding phage portal protein, which encodes MSVIDRIIKEFSPERAVKRAAHKAQLRLISDHQRRYEGAAFGDRHSGWYGKTNESLNQMIHRDQKNLVLRSRNLAINNPYAKKAPKTIANNVIGSGIIPTPKGRSKSVVKQLKDLWKDWGESLVCDYDGRFNFYGLQKMAMRSVVIAGEILVIRKRVESSVNKFGLQILLLEGEYIDQTKHNYSGGFPTTGEYDYYGIRYNSKNKIVGYWIYDRSPLEGNLKSSLVDIKDIIHIFEVDRPQQNRGVPFPSATILKQRDLDDYEDAELLGKKAAACMPIFVTNKSEEGEGGVISNDDRVENLEPGTITYLKAGESVEMTQPPQNQGYSEYTKTQHRAIANGYGLTYEQYTGDLSNVNFSSGRMGWLEFQRQVDDWQNMLIIPQLCGPVYKWFLEAVETSTGINLGGVRVDWTAPRREMIDPVKETNALVKATQAGFTSWQEVVRQQGYNPDDVLKEITEDQNNFSSAGLMPNWTQFFAIMSKIQNATNKNKNAKDTQVPQ
- a CDS encoding DUF1064 domain-containing protein; translated protein: MKFDSIKEGNRYRVLALQEKSGIITNLKRQVPFVIKVNGEKVCTYKADFVYMDRSGAKIVEDVKSDFTRKDRVYRLKKKLLRQTHGIDIKEV
- a CDS encoding prohead protease/major capsid protein fusion protein; translation: MKANKKIQEGRFFSRAMVDSNSIIDTDDEKSFEVVFATETPVFRRGWDEKFNEILVCNKSNIRAGRLDAGVIPLLNGHDRWDGVNGQLGALDSWYIKDHECRAKILFSTRQEFAGIWGDIKAGIIRSISSGYNVYKYIRTAPEKEGGVATYKATDWEPLEISLEPVPADFNSKVRKTEDAEHEILIENFLLNNKSRSNMENETVVEPQGAAPTEQPATRSEQTPPAAVEKPVTAQPTAEQVRSEAVQSERKRTSDIMSAVRAAKLDDKFAAKLIEDGTSIENARTAIIDKLAEQDTTPIGGPSARLRGDEADQTRAAMSDAIMSRVQPGSVKEMSETAQDYRHSSMVDIARRCLEMKGERSGRYSPSEVITRAIATTDYPLILGTTVQRFLRKFYEAQNFDWKKLASSVPATDFRQRNGLSVSGKVTFEEIAEGGEYKEASVLTEENASIKLKTYGKKISIPRQAMINDDLRVFSYLPSIIAQGAANFQADKVWALITGNAKTPDGKVMFEAASHKNLGAAAALNEDSLSTARTAMFRQTTPSKDFMPIQAKYLVVPPELQTTAEKLMTAILANATGSVNVFANKFELVIDPRLTDPKGWYLAADPETLQGIVYAYLQGEEGLHIESKVNFNDDSVVTKARLDFDCNVWDYRPWYKNPGA
- a CDS encoding DUF2190 family protein — protein: MLNQIQSGYSLQLAAPADGVVGGQMYGVGNFIGVVVADAAEGEQFTLVIKGAFDAVKKKAGEAWSQGDALYYSADDGLTKTAGADPVLPLAGYAYADAASADVVGSILLK
- a CDS encoding head-tail joining protein, encoding MNLFDSIQDTAFDVVTTTFGVLAKWIPKGGGEEKTAKVLYKDPTESQQIGNTDYDAPGYTMEYKKGDFEGLKERADDGILDTVSIEQRDGSFISFLIQNVKLKYDGRTMVAILHMK
- a CDS encoding Gp37 family protein, producing the protein MNYGTAEEEISDRLNEKFIAYAADFLDEVSLSETGYKGQPVSEFMEALPIPDTEKDFDKLKAKSDRGLVIAEYIDGTFDPDKGNDTARIMERARFRIIFSSPRRRGPYGIYTLIELVKLYLTGFAPSNADRLTPTKPGRIETENNAFQYYLEFECRTYNMQQEYTDPEETIGEQLKRVAAEEEFTFND
- a CDS encoding phage tail sheath family protein translates to MSANFLHGTETIEVSNGDVVVSEVKTAVIGLVGVAPKGPSNTLQLIRSTTDAAIFGDPIPGFSIPQALAAIFAHGTGTILVVNVFDDAKHTEAVVDEAQTVTNGALKLASAPIDLAAVTLKDDAGEASTYIAGTDYTLDQYGRFIVIKGRIPNDTVIKFSYSKLKALSVLSTDIIGTVSETGVRTGMKLWDLAFNSFGFKPKILIAPNYSSTPAVSTAMLTNAIGLRAVALIDSVAGETVPDALTNRVGAADSSFNTADKRAVLLYPFLKAYDASKDDGDPNTDTNTNYPFSQFYAGLMAATDRDLGYWYSPSNQLLKGITGIERELSASLNDENCDTNTLNAAGITTVFNSFGTGFLAWGNRNASFPSNTQPDSFISMRRIADVVHESLELASLPFIDKPLNQAIIDEIRNSGNNFMNVLIGRGAILEGSKITFNRDQNPPADLAAGKVKFSINFMGAVPTEQITFLSTIDTSLYSVLK
- a CDS encoding phage major tail tube protein; protein product: MNITTNKVTNCNIYMDGKSYMGRSEEVTLPDVMPKMADHKGLGMFGEAEVTAGLQKMSAKIKWNAIYPEVMRKTHDFFNATNLTIRASIETWDGGSRVAQTPCIIFLRGTWKMAGGLGFKPQDNVEREDEMNVTAYKMEINGEEIVNIDVLANIWRVNGVDQLAQWRQILGA